A window of Daphnia pulicaria isolate SC F1-1A chromosome 4, SC_F0-13Bv2, whole genome shotgun sequence genomic DNA:
TCAAACTACAAAAGAAGCCACAAATTGGGGAATTGATGGTAAATTAAAGCCCCTTGGCTAACTTAGCAGGTTGTCGGTTGTCGGTGTTGCCGACTGCAGAACACTAGGATCATAGGGAAAATTATCCCGGCATTTGACGCCATCTGTGGCCAATACCGATAGCAATGCAGGACTTATGCAATTGTGCAAGAGTGACGTCAACTCACTTTTTAAGAAGAATGCCCCCAATTGATTATTCACACTCAGCACGCAAAATCAATCCTTTCTGAGCCGATTTTAATGCGTGGTTAAAAAGGTAAACGACGAACAGTGTGATCTGAGCCGATGACATAGATTTTTCATTGGGAAAAATCACAATAATCTAATATGATTTAATTACTGTACCGTTCATAGGTATTGTACGGCTGCATTTCAGCCtttaaaaagttcattttGTTGACGTAGAAAGAATTATAGATTTATAGTTAAAACGTACGTCATGTGGCGTTATTGAACGGATGGTAAAATTTTACGATTAAAAGAACTGCAAGAACTGTCTGAGTATTATGTAGACATAATTAAGCTAAAGGTTGTTATACACAAAGTTAAGGTGCGCACAAAAACAAGAGCTTCCGGTTTCCATAAATGTACTTACTGACTTCCTACTATGGATCGGATGAAGCACTGTGCGGAAAATCATAGCGGACAAATCTTAACTGTTAAAGTATACTGTAAGGTGTAAACGGCTAAAAcgtaattgcatttttttattctgaatGTATCATTTAGTACTTTCTTGCTTTCTcagctaaatttttttcatttttagaaaaacgctaaataaatattgaatgtGTAAAATGTACAAGCAGCCCAAATATTTGTTATGCCAAAAATCGCAAACAATGTTTCAAGGGAACATCAAGAACATTTTTCATTACTAGAACTAAAGTAATTGGTAGCCTAGTAAAGTGGGAGTTAAATGACAAAATGAGTAAACGGTGTTAATGAAAATATAGTGATATTTCGATTTTATCTATGTAGCACTGAAACGACAGTTAATAAGTTAAGCAAATAAATCGTAGCTAAAACTATAAATTATTGTAATTTGTAGATCAAATATAATAAGCCTTATTTAAACCCAGTTTACCTTGCTCAGGTAAGAGGTAACCATTCTgcgaaaagtaaaatttagttGCCCTGAAGCACCACCAGGAACGCCATGGCAAGTAACCATAGAAACCAACACTCGACTTGTTAGAGTTGTAGGCTAAAAAGGTGCTGACTTGGCTCTTGCtgtcaattttgaattttagctACAAAGTGTTTCTCAAATGCACGAAGATGTAATGTAAAATTTCAATACGTACCTAATTTGTGTTAAACTTAACATTTGTAATCTTGACAGAAAAAATCGACGTCTCCTATTAAGAGCAATGGAACAAAAACAACGTCAAGATTCAAGAAGCAGGGTGGATGGGCGGATGAAACACAACAGTCGAACAAAGCTTTCAGCGCACTGTGAGTCATTGAGTCCCATCTAGTTTAGTAAATAAACTAATTCTAATCCATATTGGTATTGATATCTTGCAGAGAAAAGAGGTTTTCTTCCATAAAATTGAAGAAGCAAGAATCAGAAGAAGGTACAGCCTATAATCATTTGTACCAATTTTTGAAGATATTTAACTATGTAATGGAAATAATTTAGAAGTTCCTGTTTCAACCACCAGTGACTTAAGCAATGAAGATGTAGATGATCTCAACATTGTCAGCAACTTAAAAACGTAAAATTCTACAGTtattcaaaaacatttcatcaaaatttttattgagttttaattattattttagagaAAATCATAACCGAGCTGCTGCATACAAAGAGTTAAATGCCAATAGCATTTCTAAACAAAATATGGCTCAATATTTAGAAGGGGTAGATTTAAGGATtctaacaaaaaatatattaccTGAGTCTCAATTGAAAGAAGTATGACCGTAGAATACTCACACATGCTTTTCTATTAATgttatcaattttcttttgatttaacaATCAGGCAGATGTACCATGGAATTGGGATGTTTTATTTGCTGAAATGGTGCCTGAATTATCCTTGGGTAGAGACAAATCTCCTTTTTAGTACAATTACTCATATTTAcaacttgttttatttttattggacATTCTAATACATAACATGCACACTTCTGAAACAAAGCCCATTGTAATGTAGTATGCATATTCTTTCTTACTCCCTGATGTTTTTACAACTTCCAAAACATTTTGATAGCATTAACAATTCCTACATCAGaataattaaaatagaaaagtccACCAAGAGTGAAAACTGAAATTCCAtaaacaacagcaacaccaAGTTTGGCTAATGCAGGGCCAACCACTTTTGGTCTCATGTAGTCTACTACAATAGTCTCCAAACCCCTAGAAATGTTGCAAGTTTTTTTTAGAAGACTTTCTTaagaattttctattttgaagagtaagaattttttgttttaccaaTGAGCGTGCAGTGTGAAAGAAATAGCAAGCAAGTAATCCATTGCTGCGGAAGGGAATAGAAATGCTGCAGGTACAAGAGGGACCAGAGCAAGTGCTAAACCTCTTTCTAATGTCCAAAGTTTTGTGTGATCATCTGCTGACTTACAAGAGGCTGTCTCGGCAAGAGCCTTGGGACCCACAGTGAAGTTTTTCACAGAATGAAGTGCATTCTGCGATACAGGCACAATTTTATTCTCATAAaatataatgtttttttttgaaagagcaGCTAAACAGGGATTTCCAAGTATCAAGCGACTGTGTAACCCCACTGTAAATAAAGTAAGTAAAACAAATTACGTCCATGAAACGTATTGGTCAGTAAGATTGATCTATGCCTAATAACACATTACTCATAAAATTTAGTCAGAGCTCgggatttggatttaaattatACTGGGACTAAAGCTGTTTTCAACGAGCAACATTTGGAAATCTTTGTAAAGTAAGTTACCTTTCCCAAAGTTTCTGCAAACGGACATCATTGCGGCcatttttctgtctttttatcaaaataacaGTCGGATCGGTCGGATACTGCAGACGAAAATCTAGTTCTCATTTACGCCACTTTGAGATGGTCCTGTGCTTTGCAAATTGCAAGTGTGTATGGAAAACTCAAGACTAGGCCTACTTTGCCTTTTTAGCCACATGGAATGAATGGATAGTGGATAACAAACTACAAAGTAAATGTAGCTtgataataaattaataaattttgcttagccaaaagaaaaaaaaaatgaaataaaaaaccaaacaaaaaattctgcAAAAAGGCTTTCAAGTAGGGGAAGATATACAAATTAATTAGATATCATTAATTGaccagataatttttttaaactctgttttaaagtgaagaagagagattctataattaattgattataattgttttcttcagAAGGACTGGAACCAAGAAAAATTTCGTACATATGGAGTCTTTGTCAATCATCCATGAACagggttctatggtgtaatggttagcacatcagactttgactctgataatctgagttcgattctcagtaggacctgtctgatttttttttttttaattgtaaacaATTGGGTTTATTACTGTGCTAATGTTTGATTTTAGTAATAATAAGTACAACTATTTCCTGTTGTATAAAGATGTGATAGTGCTCATTGGtataatttgtattttatatttatacataTTTATACAAACCCTTTAAATCTTCTGATTTCTGAGCAGTTTTGTCATGAGCAATAGTATTGCTTGAACCATTGCACAGCTGTTTGGTATAAGGATGATTAATTGATTACTATCCATTAAAAACCTGACAATGTAACATGAAACATTACTAGTGTTTGACAAGTGAGAataaggttctatggtgtaatggttagcacatcagactttgactctgataatctgagttcgattctcagtaggacctgtctgattttttttttgttttttaattttaaacaattgGGTTTATTACTGtgctaaatttattgattttagtaattattaaaaatcgttTCATATGGAACAAAGATGTGATAGGGTTAATTGGTTAATATAAATTTCATGTTAAAATTAGGGGTTCACCACTAAAAAAATCTTCGTAGACCTCGCCAAAAGTGCGAAAATTTTAACCCTAGTAGTACGTACGTAATTTCAGCGAATTATGCAAATTATGCAAATTTTAGTACTACAAAAACCTAAATAAAAACACGAAATGCTATGTAGCGTTTCTCTAGAGGAgacaaggttctatggtgtaatggttagcacatcagactttgactctgataatctgagttcgattctcagtaggacctcttcttttttctttctttctaaaaatttccaaaaatcgTGCTTATTGTTAGCGGTaagcaaaacattttattttaataataataatattatttccCATTATATATAGATGTGATAAGGCTCATTCACTCATTGGTCTATTAAATAATTCTATTTGTAACAAACCCTTTGTAATCTACGGCAAGATCTGCAGTATTAAACTATGAATTGTTGAGCTGTTAATCATTAGCATtcgtattttaatttaaaccaTTACACAGCTTGCTAATGACATTAGGATATGCTATTACCCATTAAAAATTCCTGATATGTGGAACGAACGGCTTGCCAGCATATACTGCcacgtttttattttcgaaaaccttctaaaattttttttttaaagccagTGATAAAAGCCAAAACAGatccaaataaaattgatttcatttctcgACATTTTTATTAAAGAAATGCTGCATCACTCTGCTAACTTACACATTCATGATAAGGCAATCAAAGCGAGTATACGGTTATGTTCAAgcgttttatttcattacCCTTTGATGAAACGAGAAACTTGGGTCAAACTCCGTAGCAAACACACAGTTGCTATGGTAACAATGCCGCTTTATCGCGCCATCCCACAAAAGCTGTGAACCAGTTGTGTACAAGTAGGTTCTGATAGTAAGGTGTGTTCGTTTTTTCAGTTGACTATCTTCTATCTTACAGAGTTCTGCTACGAGTACTAGtttagttttattatttggtaAAATCTCTTCTCTGTTACacaatttaacaagaaaaactGTTGACGAAATTGAAGGAAACGAAAAGTGTTGGATCGCGTTTTGTGCTTGGGAAGTGGTTTAACCACT
This region includes:
- the LOC124337985 gene encoding succinate dehydrogenase [ubiquinone] cytochrome b small subunit, mitochondrial-like, which encodes MAAMMSVCRNFGKVGLHSRLILGNPCLAALSKKNIIFYENKIVPVSQNALHSVKNFTVGPKALAETASCKSADDHTKLWTLERGLALALVPLVPAAFLFPSAAMDYLLAISFTLHAHWGLETIVVDYMRPKVVGPALAKLGVAVVYGISVFTLGGLFYFNYSDVGIVNAIKMFWKL
- the LOC124337986 gene encoding intraflagellar transport protein 43 homolog isoform X2 yields the protein MHEDKKSTSPIKSNGTKTTSRFKKQGGWADETQQSNKAFSALEKRFSSIKLKKQESEEVPVSTTSDLSNEDVDDLNIVSNLKTENHNRAAAYKELNANSISKQNMAQYLEGVDLRILTKNILPESQLKEADVPWNWDVLFAEMVPELSLGRDKSPF
- the LOC124337986 gene encoding intraflagellar transport protein 43 homolog isoform X1, with protein sequence MHEDKKSTSPIKSNGTKTTSRFKKQGGWADETQQSNKAFSALEKRFSSIKLKKQESEEEVPVSTTSDLSNEDVDDLNIVSNLKTENHNRAAAYKELNANSISKQNMAQYLEGVDLRILTKNILPESQLKEADVPWNWDVLFAEMVPELSLGRDKSPF